The Duganella sp. BuS-21 sequence AGTTTAAGCAATTTGGCGCAGTCTGATTTAAGATAGAAAGACAAAATTTATCGCATATCCGCCATGCCCGTCGCCGTCGTCAACCACACCCAGTTCAACTGGGACAGCAACTTTCCCACCGAGGCTTGCCCGGTGACCATGTCCGGGCGCGACCTGGAAGCCACCACTGTGCTGCTGCCGCACCACCATCCCTGGGGCCAGTTCACCTACGCCATGCAAGGCGTGATCAGGGTGGATGCCAACCAGAGCAGCTGGATCGTGCCGCCGCAGCGCGCCATCTGGATTCCGCCGGACATGGTGCATGGCGTGACCGTGTTGGAGCGCACCCGACTGCGCCCGCTGTGCGTGCACGCCAGCCGCACGCCCTTCCCGGGCAGCGAATGCCGCGTGCTGGAAGTGTCCAGCTTGCTGCGCGAGCTGCTGGCGGCGTTGGAACAGCACGACCAGCACGAAGCATCGCACCGCGAACACCTGCTGGGCGAGATGCTGCTCGACGAGCTGCCGCGCTGCGCCGAGCGTCCCGTGCGCGTCCCGCTGCCGACCGACAAACGCCTGAAAGCCCTGTGCGACGCCCTGCTC is a genomic window containing:
- a CDS encoding helix-turn-helix transcriptional regulator — encoded protein: MPVAVVNHTQFNWDSNFPTEACPVTMSGRDLEATTVLLPHHHPWGQFTYAMQGVIRVDANQSSWIVPPQRAIWIPPDMVHGVTVLERTRLRPLCVHASRTPFPGSECRVLEVSSLLRELLAALEQHDQHEASHREHLLGEMLLDELPRCAERPVRVPLPTDKRLKALCDALLADPGAELTLAGWAAQVGASERTLTRLFERELGMGFGHWRQQVRLAHAAPLISRGMPLSQVAAELGYASQSAFSAMFRKSFGCSPSTFFNSEK